A genomic window from Halorubrum trapanicum includes:
- a CDS encoding putative quinol monooxygenase: MSDSEYALQARLEAKPEKADEVAEFLESALPAAEAEEKTTTWFALRLDETTFGIFDTFPDEEGRQAHLDGEIAAELFERADELFVEEPQVDEIDVLAAKHS; encoded by the coding sequence ATGTCCGACTCCGAGTACGCGCTTCAGGCGCGGCTGGAAGCCAAGCCCGAGAAGGCCGACGAGGTGGCCGAGTTCCTCGAGTCCGCGCTCCCCGCGGCCGAGGCCGAGGAGAAGACGACGACGTGGTTCGCGCTGCGGCTCGACGAGACCACGTTCGGCATCTTCGACACGTTCCCCGACGAGGAGGGCCGACAGGCGCACCTCGACGGCGAGATCGCGGCGGAGCTGTTCGAGCGCGCCGACGAGCTGTTCGTCGAGGAGCCGCAGGTCGACGAGATCGACGTGCTGGCGGCCAAACACTCCTGA
- a CDS encoding gamma-glutamyltransferase family protein — MEPDLDRFTSRRSTVYGQRGVVATSQPLASEAGIEVLREGGNAFDAAVATAAALNVVEPTSTGLGGDVFALYRTADGDVGAMRSCGGAPADATIENVKAALAEDDDADSYYPDDGGYAVDDAGEAGMPFYGPHAVTVPGTARGWEATVEELGRLSLADALAPAIRYATEGYPVSEVIASYWASADALFSDDHAREAFLFDDEPPSVGQTVTLPRLGESMRTIAEEGADAVYEGEIAEAIADEVQSRGGFMTVDDLADFEVEWPDPVSTTYNGAEVYELPPNNQGLIALEALNVASELGAGEYEYDSPERVHYFAEAMKRAFHDGHRYITDPEYEEVPPLASEEWAAERAAGVGETASHDVSFGVPNANAEDADTVLLTVADEAGNVVSYINSRFAGFGSGLVAGDTGIALQNRGASFSLDPDHPNSLEPGKRPFHTLIPGVVRFDEDDWAAFGVMGGYMQPQGHVQVISNIVDYDMPLQRALDEPRWRYRESGELGLEPHFDDDAAAKLVRKDHDVRTLSPVMFGGAQIARNEGGVLSAATEPRKDGNAQGY; from the coding sequence ATGGAGCCAGACTTAGACCGATTCACGTCGCGCCGGTCGACCGTGTACGGTCAGCGCGGCGTGGTGGCGACCAGTCAGCCGCTCGCGAGCGAAGCGGGAATCGAAGTCCTCCGAGAGGGCGGCAACGCGTTCGACGCCGCGGTCGCGACCGCGGCCGCGCTCAACGTCGTCGAGCCCACCTCGACCGGGCTCGGGGGCGACGTGTTCGCCCTGTACCGGACCGCCGACGGCGACGTGGGCGCGATGCGCTCCTGCGGCGGCGCGCCCGCGGACGCGACGATCGAGAACGTCAAGGCGGCGCTCGCCGAGGACGACGACGCCGACTCGTACTACCCCGACGACGGCGGCTACGCGGTCGACGACGCCGGCGAGGCCGGGATGCCCTTTTACGGCCCGCACGCGGTCACGGTCCCCGGAACGGCCCGGGGCTGGGAGGCGACCGTCGAGGAGCTCGGACGCCTCAGCCTCGCCGACGCGCTCGCGCCCGCCATCCGCTACGCGACCGAGGGGTACCCGGTGTCCGAGGTGATCGCGTCGTACTGGGCGAGCGCCGACGCGCTGTTCAGCGACGACCACGCCCGCGAGGCGTTCCTCTTCGACGACGAGCCCCCGAGCGTCGGCCAGACGGTGACGCTCCCCCGGCTCGGCGAGTCGATGCGGACGATCGCCGAGGAGGGCGCCGACGCGGTGTACGAGGGGGAGATCGCGGAGGCGATCGCCGACGAGGTCCAGTCGCGGGGCGGGTTCATGACCGTCGACGACCTCGCCGACTTCGAGGTGGAGTGGCCGGACCCGGTGTCGACGACCTACAACGGCGCCGAGGTGTACGAGCTCCCGCCGAACAACCAGGGACTGATCGCCCTCGAAGCGCTCAACGTCGCGAGCGAGCTCGGCGCCGGCGAGTACGAGTACGACTCGCCGGAGCGCGTCCACTACTTCGCGGAGGCCATGAAGCGGGCGTTCCACGACGGCCACCGCTACATCACCGATCCCGAGTACGAGGAGGTCCCGCCGCTCGCCTCGGAGGAGTGGGCGGCGGAGCGCGCCGCTGGCGTCGGCGAGACCGCCTCGCACGACGTCTCCTTCGGCGTGCCGAACGCGAACGCGGAGGACGCTGACACCGTCCTCCTCACCGTCGCCGACGAGGCGGGCAACGTCGTCTCGTACATCAACTCGCGGTTCGCTGGCTTCGGCTCCGGCCTGGTCGCCGGCGACACCGGCATCGCGCTCCAGAACCGCGGCGCGTCGTTCTCGCTCGACCCGGACCACCCGAACAGCCTCGAACCCGGCAAGCGCCCGTTCCACACGCTCATCCCGGGCGTCGTCCGGTTCGACGAGGACGACTGGGCCGCGTTCGGCGTGATGGGCGGGTACATGCAGCCGCAGGGCCACGTTCAGGTGATCTCGAACATCGTCGACTACGATATGCCGCTCCAGCGCGCGCTCGACGAGCCGCGCTGGCGCTACCGCGAGAGCGGCGAGCTGGGGCTCGAACCGCACTTCGACGACGACGCCGCGGCGAAGCTGGTCCGGAAGGACCACGACGTGCGGACGCTCTCGCCGGTCATGTTCGGCGGCGCACAGATCGCCCGGAACGAAGGCGGAGTGCTGTCGGCCGCCACGGAGCCCCGGAAGGACGGGAACGCGCAGGGGTACTAA